Below is a window of Komagataella phaffii GS115 chromosome 1, complete sequence DNA.
aaagtctttgaattgttcaatttctccaattgtCTGCAAAGGAGTGACTTCTTGTAAAGTTGATTCAAAAGCATGAACTATTTCAGATTTGGCCTTCTCAGTTTTGTAAGCGTCCAACAACAACGGATATTTCTGCTCATATTTCGcaaactttttcaagcGGGCCCTAATCTCCATAGGCAGATCATTGAAGTGTATATTTGTGTTTGGAACCACTTGGCCCTTTGACTCAGTAGCATCTGTTTCGGTTTCAGCGCCTTCATTCACCTCATGACCCGGTTGTTGTAGAGCTTCAGGATCGGGAGTTTTGATGTTAAGGAACTTTGTATCCCTCTCCGAATCCCTGCTTTTCTTTAGTTGGTTCCTTCTAGAGGCAGCAACCTCCTCATTAATCCTAGAGAGCTCTTCGCCTAAATTCTGGGATAACTGGGAAAGTTTTGAGAACATCTaccttcaaaagaattgattcTACAAGTGATTGGGTTCTGATTTTATCGGTTTACTACTAGCGCGCGTGGAAGGTAGGGGGGATTTGTACTTGCAATGTGTCTCCCATACATaatgctggatgctggatgctaAATGTCGGATATTCAAGGATGCAGTCGGGGGAGGGGGGTTTTATGTCTATTAACATTAAAGCTACATGAACTCTGCTTCAGGATGATAGTATACGGGACAAGACCAATAAGCTCTGCGAATATCATCCCACACTGAGTCACCTGTGTCAGTAGGTTTATTCAAGGTTTCCTTGGGGGGGACTAACTCCTTGAACGAAACCTTTAAGCCGTAATTGTTTAGGTCAAGTTCCACTAATTTTCTGTAAACATCATAAACAACTCGTCTGTCAGCGCCAAGcccattgaaaaatgaaaacaCACCTTCAGGCTTGAGCAGCCCAACTACTAAATCGAAGAGATCTAGCATATCTTCATAATGCTCACTATATGTATCGTAGTAGATTCCGTCAAAAAAAACTCCTTTTGATAATAACTCGGATACTTGGTCTTGCCATTTTCCGCTCAAAACCACGACATTTTCCTTGTTCATCcatccttcttctttcattttggCTAAGACATCCGGATGTGCCTCACATATGTAGTGTTTTCTCggctttttcttttgaatcattgCATCAATAATTCCCATGCCAAAGCCAATATTCAAGACGCAGTGGTCGTTGTCTGGTTGTTGGTTTTTAAACATGCTGTCACAACCTGCCTGCATCAAGGTTTCTTCCCATGACATCATCACACCATCTCCGCGTTCTTTAGTCACAAGTGCTCCATCCTTGTACTCAAGCTTAGTCTTCAAATAGGTGGACGTTGTATTCGAAGGATCATCTCGTAGCTGCTGCCTTATCTCTTGAATAGCATTATCCTCATCGTCATCTGCTTTTGTGTTTACGGATTGCCCATTATCTGCTTCCTCCCCTATAGTCTCCTCATTGATGTTCAcactttcatcttcaataaaCTCTATATTATCTTCGACCTTTCGCAGTAGTATTTCTGCTCTTACTCCAGCATTTACAATGGTGTTCCAGTATTCCGATCCATGAAAGCCTCTCTTATCAAGGATACAACCTGGAGTTTGATCATCCTTATCAATCAGGGACCAACCGGCTCCCCAAAGTAAGAGCTCGTTTAACATTTCTAAAATAATGgcttcttcatcttccgTGGCATCTTGAGGAATGTGAGATGCTATTATGTGTAGAGGTGTTGTGGTGGAACTAAGttctttatcttcaatgtcattCTCAACATGGTAGGCTTCCTCAAGAGTGTATGTAGCCGGAATTCCTTCTTTCAAGTAGTTCTTTAACTTGAATACATAGTCATGATTTATGGGCCTATCTACAAAACGACAGACCTCGTGTAGCTCACTCATTCGACTGGTGCTTGTTGATAGGAGATGGGAAAAGCAAATGCCTaaaaaatctttttttcattcagaTACTTCTAAACGCGACCTTGCAAAACTCAGGTCAATCACGGTCCAATCTCCTACCAGTAAACTACTCAGCATAATTACATGGATTATACTCATAGCAATGAAGTACCTAGAACTATACCTAATTACATTAGTTAGACTTATTCATCACCTGCGACACTGTAAGTCGTGGCTCAATCTGCAAACTTAATTCGTACAACTCGTCCTCTGTAGGACAATTTTCACTCAACCTTTCAATCAAATCTTGAATCTCTTTGACCTCTTGGAAGTTGGGGGGGATTTGAGTAAATTTTTGCGCATCAGTTACCAAAGTAGCAATACGGTACcgtttttcaaagttgatgagTTTCTTGTCCAatttgtttgttttcacattcttcaaataatcGCTGTTACCGTCAGCCATAAACCGAAGATCTGAAAGAAAGACACCCAAGAACGGGACACATGGCTCACTAGAAACATTCATGAGAATACTTCTGTATTCTCCGTAATTCCTCTCGATAGACATTAAAGCGTCAATGCTCTGATAAATACTAATTTCCTGCTCCGGTACAAGCTTCCATGTTTTCTTCAACCTAGATATCTTAGTTGATCCCAATGCAGAAATAATCGCAGTCATAGTAGAGAAGTTTCGCATTGAGCGACATTCATTAGCCACTCTGATAAAGTATCCAATATACTCTGCACGCTTCTTGATatcatttttctttctaaGGATCATATACGACGTGAAATGTGTCAGTCGGTTACAGTCGTTAATAAATTTGGTGATATTCGGGGATGAACCAATGGATCCATATTTTTTAGCGTTCCAGCATCGAGATAGCAGCTCCATCTGATTGATTTTGGCAAAGTATCGGTATTGCATGATCGTTAATTGTCTAGCAACCTCTCTTGAGTGAATCTCTTTGAGTTTTAACTTCCTAATTGAGGAAGATTTCGGCAGGATTGGTGGAGGTGGAGGGTTATCGGTGTGTATTATTGGTAAATGTGAATTGTTAGTTGGTTCGTCTGGACCTGCATCTATGCTGAGTTTTGCTACTTTCTTAACCAATTCTTTAATAGTTTGGCCTTCCTTAAAAAAAGAGGTCCTAGCTAAGGATGTAGCAAACTGGTCCAAAATTCTCATTAATTTGGGCGAATAATAATGCACATTCCAATAA
It encodes the following:
- a CDS encoding Arginine methyltransferase produces the protein MSELHEVCRFVDRPINHDYVFKLKNYLKEGIPATYTLEEAYHVENDIEDKELSSTTTPLHIIASHIPQDATEDEEAIILEMLNELLLWGAGWSLIDKDDQTPGCILDKRGFHGSEYWNTIVNAGVRAEILLRKVEDNIEFIEDESVNINEETIGEEADNGQSVNTKADDDEDNAIQEIRQQLRDDPSNTTSTYLKTKLEYKDGALVTKERGDGVMMSWEETLMQAGCDSMFKNQQPDNDHCVLNIGFGMGIIDAMIQKKKPRKHYICEAHPDVLAKMKEEGWMNKENVVVLSGKWQDQVSELLSKGVFFDGIYYDTYSEHYEDMLDLFDLVVGLLKPEGVFSFFNGLGADRRVVYDVYRKLVELDLNNYGLKVSFKELVPPKETLNKPTDTGDSVWDDIRRAYWSCPVYYHPEAEFM